In the genome of Microthrixaceae bacterium, one region contains:
- a CDS encoding response regulator transcription factor — MPRVLLATDADWIHHDVDAALAGDDISVVRVSQGSQVRPAVQAGGVDLVVLDLQIGNMGGMAACMDLRLDESVDLLDRVPVLMLLDRPVDSFLASRSDADGWVVKPLDPFTLRRAASALLAGEGWKPDTGPDAGQVVEVLDDLEAEAAEAAAAAAAAVEAAEAEAKAVAEAQAAAEADAAAEQEAVEPNDVGDEPEA; from the coding sequence GTGCCACGTGTCCTTCTCGCCACCGATGCCGATTGGATCCATCATGATGTGGACGCCGCTCTTGCCGGTGATGACATCTCGGTGGTGAGGGTGTCCCAGGGCTCCCAGGTGAGACCTGCGGTCCAGGCTGGCGGCGTGGACCTAGTGGTGCTCGATCTCCAGATCGGGAACATGGGCGGCATGGCCGCGTGCATGGATCTGCGCCTCGACGAGAGCGTCGACCTCTTGGACCGGGTTCCGGTGCTCATGTTGCTGGATCGGCCTGTGGACTCGTTCTTGGCTTCTAGGTCAGACGCCGACGGTTGGGTGGTCAAACCGCTCGATCCGTTCACGCTGCGTCGGGCGGCGTCGGCCCTGCTGGCCGGTGAGGGCTGGAAGCCAGACACCGGCCCCGACGCGGGTCAAGTGGTCGAGGTACTGGATGACCTGGAGGCCGAAGCCGCCGAAGCAGCAGCGGCCGCCGCGGCCGCGGTCGAAGCCGCCGAGGCCGAAGCCAAGGCTGTCGCCGAAGCTCAGGCTGCCGCCGAGGCCGATGCAGCCGCGGAGCAAGAAGCCGTCGAGCCGAACGACGTCGGCGACGAGCCCGAGGCCTGA
- a CDS encoding STAS domain-containing protein: MGVSRVLEIQTDDRGDHVVCRPVGELDAYTVSTFRDSLSALSTRPRVVIDLSDVPFMDSAGLGALIGGIRRTRENGGEVAVACSRPTLTRLLHTTGFDRIVSVTETVDEAVVAVGHPS, translated from the coding sequence ATGGGAGTTTCACGCGTGCTCGAGATCCAAACCGATGACCGAGGAGACCACGTGGTCTGTCGGCCGGTCGGCGAACTGGACGCCTACACGGTCTCCACGTTCCGAGATTCCCTGAGCGCGCTGTCCACCCGGCCTCGGGTGGTGATCGACCTGTCCGACGTCCCGTTCATGGACTCTGCCGGTCTGGGGGCACTGATCGGGGGCATACGTCGAACACGAGAGAACGGCGGTGAGGTAGCGGTGGCATGTAGCCGACCCACCCTCACCCGATTGCTCCACACCACCGGCTTCGACCGGATCGTGTCGGTCACCGAGACCGTCGATGAGGCCGTCGTCGCCGTCGGCCATCCAAGCTGA
- a CDS encoding DinB family protein — protein MTLGGPYFEAQLVAVLPVHDLDRAELWYGRIGFEVSASYPDYRVLRAGHLILHLRLLDLGEGPSTAGVYLTMPSEDAVAIVHAAWTAAGPGVLTEPMLHPHGLVEFAAEDPDGNLWRIGAPAGTTPAPERAVDSGLAPDRAPGREPGPAISGETDDGPEPATGTSIVGEPDWLTLMTAGHCTLCKLTPSEGNAPGLAGRLRDEAHRWKVVLRDADDDMVRIAGSPGAWSALEYGVHVRDVLAVFTERVLRTLAESDPELGWWDHEAAIADGFANESDRDAVGDDLVENANRLADVLAGVSGDQWERGATRQETERFTVELLARYALHEVVHHRVDAERSLEP, from the coding sequence ATGACCCTCGGCGGCCCCTACTTCGAGGCCCAGCTCGTGGCGGTCCTGCCGGTGCACGACCTGGACCGGGCCGAGCTCTGGTACGGACGGATCGGTTTCGAGGTCTCGGCGAGCTACCCCGACTATCGGGTCCTGCGGGCCGGGCACCTGATCTTGCACCTTCGGCTGCTGGATCTGGGCGAAGGCCCCTCGACGGCCGGCGTCTACCTGACCATGCCGTCCGAGGATGCGGTGGCCATCGTTCACGCGGCTTGGACTGCGGCCGGTCCCGGCGTGTTGACCGAGCCGATGCTTCACCCACATGGATTGGTGGAGTTCGCGGCCGAAGATCCCGACGGCAACCTGTGGCGGATCGGCGCCCCGGCTGGGACCACACCCGCTCCAGAACGTGCTGTGGACTCCGGGCTTGCTCCCGACCGCGCCCCCGGTCGCGAGCCCGGCCCCGCCATCAGCGGCGAAACCGACGACGGGCCCGAGCCAGCCACCGGGACCAGCATCGTCGGTGAACCCGATTGGCTGACGTTGATGACGGCCGGCCACTGCACCCTGTGCAAGCTCACACCCTCTGAGGGGAACGCTCCCGGACTGGCCGGGAGATTGCGCGACGAGGCCCATCGCTGGAAGGTGGTTCTGCGCGACGCCGATGACGACATGGTTCGCATAGCCGGTTCACCCGGGGCATGGTCAGCACTCGAATACGGAGTCCACGTCCGAGACGTGTTGGCGGTGTTCACGGAACGAGTTCTGCGCACCCTGGCCGAGTCCGATCCCGAACTGGGGTGGTGGGACCATGAGGCCGCTATCGCCGACGGCTTCGCCAACGAATCCGACCGTGACGCCGTCGGTGATGACCTGGTCGAGAACGCCAACCGTCTGGCCGACGTCTTGGCCGGCGTGTCCGGCGATCAGTGGGAGCGCGGCGCCACCCGCCAGGAGACCGAGCGGTTCACGGTCGAGCTGTTGGCCCGCTACGCCCTGCACGAGGTTGTCCACCACCGCGTTGATGCCGAGCGGTCACTCGAGCCCTGA